TCTTACTGAATCGTTTTAGAGCTAAGGAGATCCAATCACTAAGACTGGACATGACTAAGTATACTCCAACGAAACAAATGATTAGGCTTCTGAGAACTAAGTTGCCCTCTTCTGCAGTACGTCTAAGCCAATCCACTGCAGCGATAGCTACAAGTACGGTACCGATGATTCCAGGTACACTGCCATGGATCAAGCTGCGATCTGCAGTTCGGGCTTCTTTTAACAAATTCACAATGCTGTATCTTAGAGTTAGCACTAGATTGCATGCAATGACAACGCTATAGATGATTACAAAAAAAATGACAGTGTCCTTATAACTTTCCATCGTCAGTCTAAAAGAGATATCTTGGACATCAACGATTAAGGTTACCAAGCCAAAAAAAATCCCCGAAAAGAGAGTTCCGAGCCCTAACCCGGTGAGGATGGAAGCCACAGCGATCATACCATTCTCAAATAAAATCATCTTGCGTATATTATGATGGGTCATGCCGAGCACCATAAACAACCCGTAATCACTCTTTCTGAACTTCACAAAGGCAGTTTGCGCATAGACAAGGAACAACACAGCGAAGACTTTAAGTATAAGAGTCGGTGCGTATAGATTACCGGATATCATCCCGTTCACTTTGTATGAATCCATGAAGTCAGGGTTGTTAGACAGCGTGGCGAAGGTGAAGAAAATCATGATCGTAAAGCTGCTGCACAGAAAGAATAACAGATACCTTCTAAGGTTCGCCTTAAAGATCTGAAAAGCCATTCGCCTAAAGGTCATCTTCTCCCCCTCCCATAAAAGCCAAGCTCTCCAAAATGGTGTCAAAAAAGGCCTTTCGTTCACCCTCGCGGACCCTTTCGAAGCCGATCTCTCCGTCTTTAATGAAGACCACCCTTTTGCAAAAGCTGGCGGCAAACGGATCATGTGTAACCATGACGATCGTTGCTCCTTTTAAAGAATTAAGCCTGGAGAAGCATTTCATCACCGTACTCGAGGACTTGGAATCGAGATTGCCTGTAGGCTCGTCCGCAAATATAACATCTGGATCATTGATAATAGCTCTGCATATGGCGGCTCGCTGCTGCTGTCCCCCTGATACGTTATAGGGATATTTGTTCTTTACCTCATCTAAATCGAACAGGGACAACGTCTCGTCCGTTTTGGCATTGATCACTTTTACCTCTTGTTCGTCCAGAACCATGGGCAGCATTACATTTTCTCGTAAGGTCAGACTATTCAGCAGGTTGTAATCCTGAAAGACAAATCCCATCCGCTGCCGACGAAAAAGTGCTAGCTCATCCTTGGACATCTCCTCTATACAGCTCTCCGAGATACGAACGGTTCCGCTGTAATCCGCATCAATCCCGCTAAGGATGTTCAGAAGCGTAGTCTTCCCGCTGCCTGAAGGCCCCATAATGGCAATGAATTCACCACTGTCTACGCTCAGATCAATTCCGTTCAGTGCCTTGAATACATTCGATTTGTTACGGCCCTTGCCCTTGTATTCCTTAACAAGGCTTTCTACTTGCAGAATAGACATTCGGAGTCACCCCATCTCCCTAAACTCATCCCAATACTATACAACTTTAGGTATTTTTGTTACGTTAACTTTTTCACATTAGGTAAGTTATTGTAATTCCTAAAAAGCCCTTCTATAATCTCAGTAGGCTCATAATAGCGTTATAAGGAGATTAATCCATGAAATTAAGACGGTATGGAACTACAGGGAGATTGGTTTCAGAGGTTGGATTTGGGGGCTTGCAGCTAGGTAACCAACAGGATTGGAAGGCCATGGCTGATCCTGAGGCTATAGCGCTCGTACATGAAGCTCTGGACAGAGGAATTAACTTCTTCGATACTGCACCGAATTATGGACGTGGTAAAAGTGAGGAATTGCTCGGCAAGGCGTTGCTAGGTAGGCGCAGCGAGGTTGTCATTAATACCAAATTCGGTCATACAGCGGATGGCCGTACGGATTATTCTGCGGACACATTGAGAGCATCAGTAGAACAAAGCTTATCTCGCCTGCAAACCGACTACTTGGATTCTATACTCATTCATAATCCACCTTTTGATGTTCTGGACGGAAAACACGGTCATTACAAGGTTCTTGAGGATTTAAAAAGCGAAGGAAAAATATTAGCCTACGGAGTTTCGGTAGATTCCACTCGTGACATGCTGGAGGTCATCAACAAAAGTTCCATCGGAGTTATGGAGGTGATGTTCAACATCTTTTATCAGGAGACTGCAGAGGCCTTTAAACTTGCGCAAGAGAATGATATTGCCCTAATTATCAAGGTTCCTCTAGACTCCGGCTGGCTTTCAGGGAAATACAACAGCAAAAGTACGTTTGAAGGTGTTAGAAGCCGCTGGTCCCCTGAAGTCATAAGCAAACGCTCCGACCTTGTTGAAAAGATACAGTTTATCACCGACAAAGAAACCACGATGAGCATGGCTGCGTTGAGGTTTATCCTTTCCTACCCTGAAGTATCTACAGTTATCCCCGGGGTAAGAAACAGCGCCCAGTTAATCGAAAATATCTCTGCCGGCGCTAACGTTATGCCGAAGGATCAGGTCAAAAAGCTACAGGAGTTATGGGAGACGGATATCAAGTTTCAGAACCTCGGTTGGTAACTATTTAACTCACCTTTGATTGGCGGATATTTGCTTTTTCAGAAAAGTTAATAGGGTTCTTGCGATGTGCTAAAATATACCCCCATAAAGAAGCAGTAAGCTGTTGAAACAGCATCCCCAGCACAACGGGAACCGCTACAGGCGCTGGAAAATAAGAGACGGCCAAAACGGCTCCGGCACTGATGTTGCGCATGCCTCCGTTAAATGTCATCGCCACCACAATATCCTGATCCCATCGCAGCATCTTGGCGGTCAGGAAGCCTGTGGCATAACCCGAGAAAGCCAACAAGAGGATTACGGCGCAAATGATAAGCAAACTGACGTCAAAGCTCCGCAGGTATGGAGCAACCACTGAACCGTTAATAGCCACAACTACTCCAAGTCCTAGCTTAGAAAAAGGACTCAACCGCGGTCCCCACTTCACTTTTATCTGCCCACGTGTCCACTCGTTAAGCAGCATCCCAAGAATAGAAGGTAAAACTACCATTACTAACAGACTCTGCATAATAGCTCCCGCATCCATCTCAACCTGCGCTCCTACCAGCAAGGATAATGTAAAAGGTACGATTAGAGGCGATAACAGCGTGTCTACCAGGATGATGGCCAGGGTCAACACTGTATTTCCTTTATAGATGGATACCCAAATAAAGCTGCTGATTCCGGTTGGTATGGCAACCGCAAGAACGAGCCCTGTTATTGTAAAAGCATCCCCCGCAAAGAAAACATGACCCAGAAGCAGTGCTAAAAAGGGTACCAGGACATGTAAAATTACCATTGTGAGTAATAAAGGAAGCGGTCTTCGGATCACCGTAAAAAAGTTCCTTACATTCGAGCTAATACTTCCCGAGAATGTGATAAAAGCAAAGATCCAGGTAGATAGATAAGCATAACCGGACAAGTGAGTGCCCAGAAGTACCCCAATAAGAACACTGGCTGGTGTGATAAGCGGCATTGCCTTTTCTAATCTTCGATTTAGCGTATTCAACATTCGCAATCTACTTCCTTCGGACTTGATTTTCCTATAATATCACAAAATGAGTCACTAACATTTAAACGTGATATACTCAATGATATTGATAATCATTCTTGAAGAAGAGGTGGCATTTGTGAAACTGAAAGATAGAGATTATAAGAACATGCCAGGACACTGAAGAAGAATGGAAGCAATTACTCATTCAACATGGTTTTAAGATTATCTCTGTGCACACTGCACCTATGCATTTGCTTCATCTACGTCGTCTGATTGAGGATGAAGGATGGAAAGGGGTTCTAAAATTTACCGTAAATATTGCTATTATTCGAGAAGCAAGACTGAGAGTCCTGAAGATGCGACAGCAATTTGTAAAACACGCAACTCATCTGCAAGGGATCAGTATCATAGCTGAATTATTACCTGAGGAGCAAACATCATGAAAACCTTCTATGAAATATTAACCCCATATTATGATGAAATATTTCCTGTAAATGACAAGCAGGTCAACTTTCTGTGCTCATACTTCCCCAACGGATCTACCCTGCTTGATGTAGGTGCAGGAACCGGCAACACAGCCATTGCTATGGCAAGGGCTGGCTATAAGCTAACTGCGGCGGAACCCGAAGATCGCATGACAGATAACATGAAGGAAAAAGCGAATCTTAACAAAATCCAAATAAACGTGATACCGAACAGCATGCAACAAATATCCCAGCTAAGAGAAACCTTTGATGGTGTTTATTGTATCGGCAATACTCTCCCGCATTTGGATAACTTCCAACAAATATGCACATTTCTTCAAGCAGCCTATGACAAGCTGAATAAGCATGGAAAGCTGGTAATTCAGACTGTGAATTTTGAGAAAGTATTACTACATCAACATTATTCCTTCCCTCTGATACAAAAAGATACCTTCACATTTACCCGTCAGTATGAGCTTCTAGATAATAAAATAATGTTTACTGCTATTTTGAAAGATCAGTCAGATACCCATTCGAATACATTACCTCTTTACCCCATTACAAGAACTCAACTACAGAACGAGCTGGAGAATTGCGGATTTCATTCTATAGCTGTGTATGGAGATTATGGCAAGTCGCCTTATAACACAGAATCATCAGGTCTAGTAATTTCTGCTGTTAAATAAGAATATGATACGGACTATATTAAAAAAGGGGGTGTTCCAGCAGCCATTTTTATGGCTCCGAAAGACACCCCCTCTTTCCGTTCACTGCGCTATCTGCTCACGTATATTCGCTAGAATCTTCTTTTCCAACCGGGAGACCTGCACCTGTGAGATTCCCAGACGGCTGGCCACCTCCGACTGTGTCTGATCACGGTAATACCGGAGGTAGACGATCAACCGTTCCCGTTCACTTAAAGCACCGATAGCTTCATTCAGAGCCAGCTTGTCGAACCAGCGCTCCTGTGATTCATCAGCGATTTGGTCGATCAGTGTAATCGGATCGCCATCGTTCTCGAACACCGTTTCGTGGATCGAAGTCGGCGGTTTGTTGGCTTCCTGAGCAAACACGATTTCTTCCGGTGTTACTCCCAGCGCTTCCGCAACTTCGTTGATCGTTGGCAAACGGTCCAGCGTTTTGGACATTTCATCCTTCATCTTACGCACCTTGTTGGCCATTTCCTTCAGAGAACGACTCACCTTCAAGGTCCCGTCATCACGAAGAAAACGTTGGATTTCTCCGATGATCATAGGTACCGCATAAGTGGAGAACTTGACCTCATAGCTGAGATCAAACTTATCAACGGACTTCAACAGCCCGATACAGCCAATCTGGAATAAATCATCAGGTTCATAGCCACGGTTCATAAACCGCTGAACTACCGACCATACCAGACGGATATTGCAGCTTACAAGCGTATCTCGGGCCAGACTATCTCCGGCCTGACTAAGTGCGATTAGACGTTTAACCTCCGCATCGTCCAAATAGGTCGGCGGAGCTTTTTTTGTTTCTGCATCCATGGCTCCAACCCCTAATTGTATAAAGCTTTTTTCGAGACGATGGTTTTCTTCATTGAAATGGAGGTGCCGTGACCCGGTTCACTAGTGACTTCAAACTCATCCATGAAATTCTCCATAATGGTAAAGCCCATACCTGACCGTTCCATTTCCGGCTTCGACGTGTATAACGGTTGCTGAGCAAGCTCTAAGTCTTCTATTCCCCGTCCCTGATCCTCAATGGTTAGATGCACAGTTTCATGCTCTATGGATGCAGAGATGGTGACAATTCCGTTCGGATCACTGTCGTACCCGTGGATGATACAATTGGTGACAGCCTCTGATACAACCGTCTTCAGATCATTCAGCTCTTCCATGGTCGGATCAAGCCGGGTAACGAAAGCTGCCACAACTACACGTGCGAACGATTCATTCTCCGACATCGCTGCGAACTGTACATTCATGAAGTTACTGGCTTGGCTCTTATTCATAACGCAACCTCCAAATCCGAGAGTGCAGCACTCTCGTCGTCATATAGGGGCATAATCTTGAACAAGCCCGACATCTCCAACAGCCGCCGCACGGGTGCAGTCGCATCGCATACTACCATCTTGCCGCCTTTACTGCGAATCAGCTTATATCTTCCGAGAATAACACCTAGTCCCGAGCTGTCCATAAACTGGAGATGCTTCAAGCTGAGAACCAGATGTTCTACCTGACCCCTCATAATCGCTTCATCCATATCCATACGTACATAATCAGCTGCGTGATGATCCAGTTCCCCTGATAACCGGACAATCAACACGCCCCGGTGATGTTCCATTTCCACATAGGAATTCATGCTTGCCACTCTCCTCTTTGTTGTGCCTTCAAGGACAAGGTTTTCTACGTAGCAAATCAGGAATCCTGCCTCCCGACAAAACTAGAAGTAAACCCCCATGAAATTACAAAGGTTAAGCGGAGAATCTACAAAATAACTGAATTAATCTGCAGTGAATAACGATCCTGCCGTCCGCTTGAACAGCTTCCACCAACCTGCTTTGGCGACAGCTTCGCCTGCTTTCAAATCATATTCCTTCATTACAACTTTTCCTTGATAGACAACAAGTTTGCCGACAGTCTGTCCTTCTGCTACGGGCGCCTTTACACTTTCAGGTAAAATAACCTCATGGCGTATTCCCTCCTGTGCCACACCTTTTTTCAAAAGTATGCTGTAGGTTTCCTTTGCTGTAAGGGGTATCTGAGCTTTGACACCCTTCTCAATAGCTAAGGTTCCCATCGTGTCTCCTACTTTATGAATGGTGTGCACCTTATACTGCGAGAACAGATAATCGAACATCCCTGATACTTCACTATTTCGGGTCTTGGTATTCGGTTCACCCAGTACCACGGCCACGGCACGCAGTCCGTCTCTCGCTGCAGTAGCAGACAAGCAGAATTTAGCCTCAGAAGTATAACCGGTCTTCAAACCATCGGCTCCGGTATAAAAGCGTACCAGCTTGTTAGTATTTACCAGCCAGAATGGTTTCTCGGAATCCTTGCGCAAATAATCCTGATAAGCACCGGTATATTTGATGATCCGCTCGTGCTTAAGCAATTCGCGACTCATTACCGCAATATCATGTGCAGAGGAATAGTGATTCTCAGCAGGAAGACCATTACAATTGGCAAAATGGGTGTCCTTCAGACCTAGCTCCTCAACACGTTTGTTCATCATATCTACAAAGGAGGTTTCCGAGCCGGCAATTTTCTCAGCCATCGCCACAGATGCATCATTACCGGAAGCCATCGCAATGCCTTTCAGCATCTCATCAACGCTCATCTCTTCACCCGGCTCCAGGAAGATCTGAGAACCGCCCATTGAAGCGGCATACTCACTCGTCCGTACCTTGTCGGTTAACTGCAAGCGCCCCTCATCCAGGGCCTCTACGGTAAGCAGCATCGTCATAATCTTAGTAATACTCGCCGGAGGCAGCTTATCATGGCTGTTCTTCTCATAAATAATGGTGCCAGTACCTGCATCAAGCAGAATTGCCGAACGCGCTCCAGGGGCCAAATCTACCGTAGCTGCTTTTTCAGTCGAACTCTTGCTCTTCTCTTCCGCAAAAGCCGCCGAAGCTTGGCTAAAGGGTCCGATAACAATACAAAGCACAAGCAACATTGTAATTACATAACCTAGTTTTTTCACAATGGTTCCCCTCCTGAACATTAACCTTCATTTCACAGTTACTGTGTTCCAGTTTCGTCATAAAGGGAGAAAATTATTCCATTTCCCTGCAAATCATTTATGATAGATGTAAATAATTAATTATCGTTCAGAAATTGGAGGAGTTCAGTCATGCTGCCGGGAGAAATAGAGAGTACATTAACCCAAATTGCTATTGATAACAGATTTAACGGAGTGGTCAGTGCAACCTGCAACGAGCAGGAAATCGTTAAGGGGGCTTTTGGGTACGCAAATAGGGCCGACAATGTTCTAAATACCCCGGACACTAGATTCGGGATCGCCTCTGGCTGTAAATTGTTCACGGCAATTGCCACTTGTCAGCTCGTAGAACAAGGAAAGATGTCTTTCGATAGCAAGATAGCAGAGTGTCTAGCTGAAGTAGCCATCACCCATTTCAGCAGTGAAATTACGATTCATCATCTGCTGACACACACCTCAGGCATTCCGGATTATTTCGACGAAGATATCATGGAGGATTTTGAAGAGCTATGGATAACACAGCCTATGTATGGCCTACGCCGCCTTGAGCATTTTCTTCCACTGTTTCAAAACTCTAAGATGAAGTTCTCTCCAGGCGAGCGGTTCCATTATAATAATGCTGGATATATCCTTCTGGGCCTTATCATTGAGAAGTTTTCTGGAATGGAATTTTCAGACTATGTCGAGAAGTATGTGTTTCAGCCCTGTAAGATGGAACGCTCAGGCTACTTCTCCTTGGATCAACTGCCCTCCAATACAGCACAAGGCTATATTGAACATGATGATGGGTCTTGGCGCAGCAATATTTATTCTATCCCTGTAAAAGGGGGCTCCGATGGCGGTGCTTTCGTAACCGCTCCAGAGATGCTTTTATTCTGGGAGGGGCTATTCGCTTATAAACTTCTGAGCCCAGAGCTTACAGCTTTGCTGCTCACTCCCCACATTTATGTAAAGAAGGAAGAGTACTATGGGTATGGAGTCTGGATTAGCAAAAGGGAGCAAAAGATTTTAAAATTTCATGTGATGGGTTATGACCCCGGTGTCTCCTTTCACTCGGCGATATATCCGGATTACGATGTAAAATTGGCGGTAACCTGTAATACGGGTAGAGGTGCCTATAAAATAATGAACGCTATTGAGGAAGGACTCATTAATTAGAGGGGGGGGGAGAATGATGAAGTACCTGTTGAGTTCATTTTTCACTCTACTACTAATAGGATCTTTAATTACTGGCATAGCTAACGCAGATTGGGCTTTTAATGTTGTTGTATACGATGGAAATAGCTATATCCCATCAGATATTCAGGTTGATTCTAAGCAAATTGGTGCAAAAATTGGGAAGGTAACTTATTATTCTGACGTAGAAGGTACCTACTCCGGCAATTTCTCGAACACCTATCCTAAAGGCACCGAATATTACTCTATTAATAATGTGGATGTTATGGATGCTATTGCGGTTAAAGTAGATAATAATAAGTTCATATTGGCAAATTTCGAAGGTAGGTATGCAGTGAAACCGTACAGCTGGAGAGAGTTATCACCTTATATTCTTGTAATTGTAGTTCCCTTATTAGCATTCATTGCCTATTTCATAAATAAGAAAGCTTACCGTAGACACCCATAATCTAAAAAAACACCACCTTTAATCGAATGTATCGATAGAACGGTGGTGTTTTGCGTAGCTGTTATAGTTAAACTTATGTGTCCAGCCTAACCTAATACCGGGTTACGCCGTCTTTTGTGACAAGTGCATAGACTAAAGGCTGCGGAGCTACCGGTTCTGGAGTAATACGGTAAGCTTCAAGCACCTTGCTCACCGCTTCGCGAACTTTACTCTCACTAGCGTCATTTACATGCAATACGGCCAGAGTATTACCTTGTTCAACGGCATCTCCAACTTTTTTGGACAAGTGAATGCCCACTGCCAGATCTATCACAGATTCCTTTGTTTCACGGCCCGCCCCAAGCAGCATCGCCGCAACACCAATCTCTTCTGCCTGAATACCTTCTACATAACCGCTGGTTGCAGCTTTTACTTCGATAAAGGTTTTGGCTGTTGGCAGTGTATCCGGGAATTCGATCTGGGATGCATCCCCGTTTTGTGCGCCAACCATTTGCTTAAACTTCTCCAGTGCCGAGCCGTCTTCAATGTGAGCCTTCAGGATTGCCCGGGCTTCCACGTCATCTTTTGCTTTGCCGCCAAGCACCAGCATGTGACTGCCTAGAATCAGGCAAACCTCTTCCAGATCCTTAGGTCCGCGACCCATCAGCGTCTCAATACCCTCTTTAACTTCAAGAGCGTTACCGATGCCAAATCCAAGCGGCTGATCCATATCACTGATGACCGCTACGGTGTTGCGTCCCAGATGAGTACCGATATCTACCATAGCCTGTGCAAGCTCAATAGATCGATCCAGAGTTTTCATAAAAGCACCGCTGCCGGTTTTGACATCGAGAACGATGGCATCCGCCCCTGCGGCAATTTTCTTGCTCATTACAGAGCTTGCGATCAGTGGAATAGATTCCACAGTCGCCGTTACATCACGCAGCGCATAGAGTTTCTTGTCTGCAGGAGTGATATTACCCGACTGTCCGATTACGGCTGCGCCGATTTCACCGACTTGAGCGAAAAAGCGCTCACGGTCCATCTCTACAGAGAAGCCTGTAATAGATTCCAGCTTATCAATGGTACCTCCCGTATGCCCGAGTCCGCGTCCGGACATCTTGGCAACAGGGACTCCAGCAGCAGCTACCAGCGGAGCCAGGACAATCGTAGTCTTATCGCCTACACCGCCAGTAGAGTGCTTGTCCACCTTAATCCCTGCAATAGGACTCAGATCGATCTGATCACCGGAATTTGCCATTTCCATGGTTAAATCTCCGGTTTCCCGGGCGTTCATCCCTTGGAAATAAACAGCCATTGCCCATGCTGAAATCTGATAGTCGGGGATTTCTCCGTTGCTGTAGCCTTGAACCAGATATGCAATTTCCTCACGGGTTAGCTCTCCGCCGTCTCTTTTCTTCTGGATGATATCGACGGCTCTCATACTTCAACCTGTACTTCGCGTACGAAAGCACGAACCAATCCGATAAATTTAGGTTTTGTAAGATTCGCTACCTTAACTACCTGCTCATGAGTTAACGGCTCTAATTCCTCACCGATTGCCATATCTGTAATGCATGTTATTCCCAGTACCCGGAGTTGGCTATGGCTGGCTGCTATGACTTCAGGAACCGTGGACATGCCAACAGCATCGCCGCCGAGGTAAGCGAGCATTTTAAGTTCAGCCGGTGTTTCATAGGTAGGTCCGCTAATGCCTGCGTACACGCCTTCTTGAAGCTCAAGAGTTTCGCCTTGCGTTCCTTTTACTTCTATAGCAAGTTTTTTGGCAAGGGCAATATATTCATGATCATAAGCCCGGGACATATCAGGGAAGCGAACACCTAGCTCTGGATCATTAGGTCCGATCAGTGGATTGTCTCCTGTCATGTTCAAATGGTCGGTAATCAACATTAGATCACCAGCTTTGAACGCTTTGTTCATACCGCCCCCGGCATTGGTAATTACGAGCGTTTTGATGCCCAGCTTTGCTAGAACGTAAACCGGAAGTACAACCTTGCGCATAGCATATCCTTCATAGAAGTGAAAGCGTCCTTGCATAATTATAACGTCCTTGCCTTCCAACTTTCCGATGACAAAGCGGCCCGCATGGCCCACAACCGTAGATTGTGGGAAATGTGGAATTTCTTCATAAGGCAGGTAGACTGCATCTTCAATTTGGTCACCAAGATCGCCTAGACCCGAACCCAGAATCAATCCGATGGTTGGGGAATACGCACCCAGTTTAGATTTTACATATTCAGCGGCTTCCTTAACTTGTGCGCCGTAAGCGACAGTGGCTGTTTGTGTCATGTATTTTTCCTCCTGAATTAAATGATGTGTAATTACAATCTACATTTTAGGAATAAAACCCAGTACCAGCTTCAA
Above is a window of Paenibacillus wynnii DNA encoding:
- a CDS encoding purine-nucleoside phosphorylase, coding for MTQTATVAYGAQVKEAAEYVKSKLGAYSPTIGLILGSGLGDLGDQIEDAVYLPYEEIPHFPQSTVVGHAGRFVIGKLEGKDVIIMQGRFHFYEGYAMRKVVLPVYVLAKLGIKTLVITNAGGGMNKAFKAGDLMLITDHLNMTGDNPLIGPNDPELGVRFPDMSRAYDHEYIALAKKLAIEVKGTQGETLELQEGVYAGISGPTYETPAELKMLAYLGGDAVGMSTVPEVIAASHSQLRVLGITCITDMAIGEELEPLTHEQVVKVANLTKPKFIGLVRAFVREVQVEV
- a CDS encoding pyrimidine-nucleoside phosphorylase, giving the protein MRAVDIIQKKRDGGELTREEIAYLVQGYSNGEIPDYQISAWAMAVYFQGMNARETGDLTMEMANSGDQIDLSPIAGIKVDKHSTGGVGDKTTIVLAPLVAAAGVPVAKMSGRGLGHTGGTIDKLESITGFSVEMDRERFFAQVGEIGAAVIGQSGNITPADKKLYALRDVTATVESIPLIASSVMSKKIAAGADAIVLDVKTGSGAFMKTLDRSIELAQAMVDIGTHLGRNTVAVISDMDQPLGFGIGNALEVKEGIETLMGRGPKDLEEVCLILGSHMLVLGGKAKDDVEARAILKAHIEDGSALEKFKQMVGAQNGDASQIEFPDTLPTAKTFIEVKAATSGYVEGIQAEEIGVAAMLLGAGRETKESVIDLAVGIHLSKKVGDAVEQGNTLAVLHVNDASESKVREAVSKVLEAYRITPEPVAPQPLVYALVTKDGVTRY
- a CDS encoding serine hydrolase domain-containing protein, coding for MLPGEIESTLTQIAIDNRFNGVVSATCNEQEIVKGAFGYANRADNVLNTPDTRFGIASGCKLFTAIATCQLVEQGKMSFDSKIAECLAEVAITHFSSEITIHHLLTHTSGIPDYFDEDIMEDFEELWITQPMYGLRRLEHFLPLFQNSKMKFSPGERFHYNNAGYILLGLIIEKFSGMEFSDYVEKYVFQPCKMERSGYFSLDQLPSNTAQGYIEHDDGSWRSNIYSIPVKGGSDGGAFVTAPEMLLFWEGLFAYKLLSPELTALLLTPHIYVKKEEYYGYGVWISKREQKILKFHVMGYDPGVSFHSAIYPDYDVKLAVTCNTGRGAYKIMNAIEEGLIN
- the sigF gene encoding RNA polymerase sporulation sigma factor SigF is translated as MDAETKKAPPTYLDDAEVKRLIALSQAGDSLARDTLVSCNIRLVWSVVQRFMNRGYEPDDLFQIGCIGLLKSVDKFDLSYEVKFSTYAVPMIIGEIQRFLRDDGTLKVSRSLKEMANKVRKMKDEMSKTLDRLPTINEVAEALGVTPEEIVFAQEANKPPTSIHETVFENDGDPITLIDQIADESQERWFDKLALNEAIGALSERERLIVYLRYYRDQTQSEVASRLGISQVQVSRLEKKILANIREQIAQ
- the spoIIAB gene encoding anti-sigma F factor, producing the protein MNKSQASNFMNVQFAAMSENESFARVVVAAFVTRLDPTMEELNDLKTVVSEAVTNCIIHGYDSDPNGIVTISASIEHETVHLTIEDQGRGIEDLELAQQPLYTSKPEMERSGMGFTIMENFMDEFEVTSEPGHGTSISMKKTIVSKKALYN
- a CDS encoding aldo/keto reductase, giving the protein MKLRRYGTTGRLVSEVGFGGLQLGNQQDWKAMADPEAIALVHEALDRGINFFDTAPNYGRGKSEELLGKALLGRRSEVVINTKFGHTADGRTDYSADTLRASVEQSLSRLQTDYLDSILIHNPPFDVLDGKHGHYKVLEDLKSEGKILAYGVSVDSTRDMLEVINKSSIGVMEVMFNIFYQETAEAFKLAQENDIALIIKVPLDSGWLSGKYNSKSTFEGVRSRWSPEVISKRSDLVEKIQFITDKETTMSMAALRFILSYPEVSTVIPGVRNSAQLIENISAGANVMPKDQVKKLQELWETDIKFQNLGW
- a CDS encoding D-alanyl-D-alanine carboxypeptidase family protein yields the protein MLLVLCIVIGPFSQASAAFAEEKSKSSTEKAATVDLAPGARSAILLDAGTGTIIYEKNSHDKLPPASITKIMTMLLTVEALDEGRLQLTDKVRTSEYAASMGGSQIFLEPGEEMSVDEMLKGIAMASGNDASVAMAEKIAGSETSFVDMMNKRVEELGLKDTHFANCNGLPAENHYSSAHDIAVMSRELLKHERIIKYTGAYQDYLRKDSEKPFWLVNTNKLVRFYTGADGLKTGYTSEAKFCLSATAARDGLRAVAVVLGEPNTKTRNSEVSGMFDYLFSQYKVHTIHKVGDTMGTLAIEKGVKAQIPLTAKETYSILLKKGVAQEGIRHEVILPESVKAPVAEGQTVGKLVVYQGKVVMKEYDLKAGEAVAKAGWWKLFKRTAGSLFTAD
- a CDS encoding ABC transporter ATP-binding protein, which encodes MSILQVESLVKEYKGKGRNKSNVFKALNGIDLSVDSGEFIAIMGPSGSGKTTLLNILSGIDADYSGTVRISESCIEEMSKDELALFRRQRMGFVFQDYNLLNSLTLRENVMLPMVLDEQEVKVINAKTDETLSLFDLDEVKNKYPYNVSGGQQQRAAICRAIINDPDVIFADEPTGNLDSKSSSTVMKCFSRLNSLKGATIVMVTHDPFAASFCKRVVFIKDGEIGFERVREGERKAFFDTILESLAFMGGGEDDL
- a CDS encoding bile acid:sodium symporter family protein, producing the protein MLNTLNRRLEKAMPLITPASVLIGVLLGTHLSGYAYLSTWIFAFITFSGSISSNVRNFFTVIRRPLPLLLTMVILHVLVPFLALLLGHVFFAGDAFTITGLVLAVAIPTGISSFIWVSIYKGNTVLTLAIILVDTLLSPLIVPFTLSLLVGAQVEMDAGAIMQSLLVMVVLPSILGMLLNEWTRGQIKVKWGPRLSPFSKLGLGVVVAINGSVVAPYLRSFDVSLLIICAVILLLAFSGYATGFLTAKMLRWDQDIVVAMTFNGGMRNISAGAVLAVSYFPAPVAVPVVLGMLFQQLTASLWGYILAHRKNPINFSEKANIRQSKVS
- the spoIIAA gene encoding anti-sigma F factor antagonist, with translation MNSYVEMEHHRGVLIVRLSGELDHHAADYVRMDMDEAIMRGQVEHLVLSLKHLQFMDSSGLGVILGRYKLIRSKGGKMVVCDATAPVRRLLEMSGLFKIMPLYDDESAALSDLEVAL
- a CDS encoding class I SAM-dependent methyltransferase, which translates into the protein MKTFYEILTPYYDEIFPVNDKQVNFLCSYFPNGSTLLDVGAGTGNTAIAMARAGYKLTAAEPEDRMTDNMKEKANLNKIQINVIPNSMQQISQLRETFDGVYCIGNTLPHLDNFQQICTFLQAAYDKLNKHGKLVIQTVNFEKVLLHQHYSFPLIQKDTFTFTRQYELLDNKIMFTAILKDQSDTHSNTLPLYPITRTQLQNELENCGFHSIAVYGDYGKSPYNTESSGLVISAVK